A single window of Lytechinus variegatus isolate NC3 chromosome 8, Lvar_3.0, whole genome shotgun sequence DNA harbors:
- the LOC121420449 gene encoding 5-hydroxytryptamine receptor 6-like, whose translation MMDANEIAVNKPNSSELYVTLWPSTELPNSTEYAEEVTSYVEFHITIIALALYAFAFLLIIFCNALNLYIMRKPLDCFSDNTRFFLSALAVVDLLSGLICCPTEMVLAIFGNWPLSHASCDVIAIVYTMVSCQALLCLCLVSVDRFLTIVKPLRYPTIMTQKRARIVLACVLLLGALLSLTMLEARNLPSPIENTTLCALLYLDSTDPVRPLIIIIIVSFIIPASILLFVNIRLMIITIQKTRELANMSPTAVRYTTDRLKGVRTILVLTSAFFVTWLPLMCTMVAAVIFNAHIPPAWGTLVSFPALCNSWINAFIYLFMCTSYRRAVVKEVRKCFKRRHEKWVTNGSVAASAALHSEAAL comes from the coding sequence ATGATGGACGCCAACGAGATAGCTGTCAACAAACCCAATTCCAGCGAGCTCTATGTGACCCTTTGGCCGTCGACGGAACTACCAAACTCCACGGAATATGCCGAAGAAGTGACTAGCTACGTGGAATTCCATATCACCATCATTGCACTAGCCTTGTACGCCTTCGCGTTTCTTCTCATCATATTCTGCAACGCATTGAACTTGTACATCATGAGGAAGCCTTTGGATTGCTTCAGTGACAATACGCGGTTCTTCCTGAGTGCTCTGGCGGTGGTGGACCTGTTGTCGGGTTTAATCTGTTGCCCGACGGAAATGGTGTTGGCTATCTTTGGAAACTGGCCTCTGTCGCACGCGTCGTGTGACGTCATAGCCATTGTATACACCATGGTGTCATGTCAAGCACTCCTGTGTCTGTGTTTAGTTAGTGTAGATCGCTTCTTGACAATAGTGAAACCGCTTCGCTACCCGACTATCATGACACAGAAGAGGGCGCGCATCGTTCTTGCGTGCGTGTTATTGCTTGGCGCGCTTTTGTCCCTCACGATGCTCGAAGCAAGAAATCTTCCAAGTCCCATTGAAAACACCACATTGTGTGCGTTACTCTACTTAGACAGTACAGACCCGGTCCGTCCcctcattataatcatcatagtCTCTTTCATCATCCCCGCCTCCATTCTTCTCTTCGTAAACATTCGCCTTATGATAATCACCATCCAAAAGACTCGCGAACTTGCCAACATGTCCCCGACCGCTGTTCGTTACACCACCGACCGTCTCAAGGGCGTTCGGACGATTCTCGTACTAACTTCGGCTTTCTTCGTCACGTGGCTCCCCCTTATGTGTACAATGGTGGCAGCTGTAATATTCAACGCCCATATTCCACCGGCATGGGGAACCCTCGTGTCTTTCCCTGCATTATGTAATAGTTGGATTAATGctttcatatatttattcatgTGTACTTCGTATCGGCGCGCTGTCGTCAAAGAAGTTCGGAAATGTTTCAAGCGACGTCATGAAAAATGGGTGACCAACGGATCTGTTGCCGCGTCAGCTGCATTGCACTCGGAAGCAGCATTATAG